The following proteins come from a genomic window of Micromonospora zamorensis:
- a CDS encoding trypsin-like serine protease, producing the protein MSSSYRRRAAQAGLLAATLVAGLLQASSAQAVTGGTPVTDGSFGFVAKVDVGSLERSCSGSLVDPWWVLTAKSCFSFNGQAVVAGKPTKPTTVTVGRPNLTASTGAVVPAFRIVPHPDRDLVLVRMARRVDVTPVALGAAPKVGEQLTGAGFGRTASAWVPDQLHSGSFGVQTVGASTLNILGSGQTGICRGDLGGPTVRVVSGKPQLVGVHYSSWQGGCFAETETRRDAVDSRVDDLAPWFAATMPQGVATDVYEDLNFLYTFDPGQAAPTTFPATSTGGFADPIGSWKSTETRYNRDRIKVFNDDFDGDGIKDVVALSTAADGSFAIDTFITQADGKYGAPLRSWTAAAGWGHLGAMKMASGDFNGDGRADLTAFYGYKSGTGDEAWINWIARPDGGFDAPSTVWQESTFGTWGFTSVFAGDVNGDGRADASLFYRYSNGAMSIFTWPGQADGKFGTPYTSWSTPADKPFAVLSEMKVMDGDFNGDGRGDVAVLKYRGFSSTSLHTFTAKADGNFNAPVDSWSSTDFGHFASMKLAAGDYNGDKRDDLAVLYKYADEGLSMNTLTSTTSGGFNAPFGSWLNRPRTFGWWVNMRFDGE; encoded by the coding sequence CGGTTCGCTGGTCGACCCCTGGTGGGTGCTCACCGCCAAGAGTTGCTTCAGCTTCAACGGTCAGGCCGTGGTCGCGGGCAAGCCGACCAAGCCGACGACGGTCACCGTCGGGCGCCCCAACCTCACCGCGTCCACGGGGGCGGTCGTTCCGGCCTTCCGGATCGTGCCGCACCCCGATCGTGACCTCGTCCTGGTGCGGATGGCCCGCCGGGTCGACGTGACCCCGGTGGCACTGGGGGCCGCACCGAAGGTCGGCGAGCAGCTCACCGGTGCCGGCTTCGGTCGTACCGCCAGTGCCTGGGTTCCCGATCAGTTGCACAGTGGCTCGTTCGGTGTCCAGACGGTCGGGGCGTCCACCCTCAACATCCTGGGGAGCGGGCAGACCGGAATCTGCCGCGGCGACCTCGGCGGCCCCACCGTTCGTGTGGTGAGCGGCAAGCCGCAGCTCGTCGGCGTGCACTACAGCTCATGGCAGGGTGGGTGCTTCGCCGAGACGGAGACTCGCCGCGACGCGGTCGACAGCCGGGTCGACGACCTCGCGCCGTGGTTCGCCGCGACGATGCCGCAGGGCGTGGCGACCGACGTCTACGAGGACCTCAACTTCCTGTACACGTTCGACCCGGGGCAGGCCGCCCCGACCACCTTCCCGGCGACCTCGACCGGCGGGTTCGCCGACCCGATCGGCTCGTGGAAGAGCACCGAGACGAGGTACAACCGGGACCGGATCAAGGTGTTCAACGACGACTTCGACGGCGACGGCATCAAGGACGTCGTGGCGTTGTCGACCGCTGCCGATGGCAGCTTCGCCATCGACACGTTCATCACCCAGGCGGACGGCAAGTACGGCGCGCCGCTCCGTTCCTGGACGGCCGCTGCCGGCTGGGGTCATCTCGGTGCCATGAAGATGGCCTCTGGCGACTTCAACGGTGACGGCCGGGCCGACCTGACCGCCTTCTACGGTTACAAGTCCGGCACCGGCGACGAGGCGTGGATCAACTGGATCGCCCGACCGGACGGCGGCTTCGACGCCCCGAGCACGGTGTGGCAGGAGTCCACCTTCGGCACCTGGGGGTTCACCTCGGTCTTCGCCGGCGACGTCAACGGGGACGGCCGGGCCGACGCCTCGCTCTTCTACCGCTACAGCAACGGGGCGATGTCGATCTTCACCTGGCCGGGTCAGGCAGACGGCAAGTTCGGCACCCCGTACACCTCCTGGTCCACCCCAGCGGACAAGCCGTTCGCCGTACTCTCCGAGATGAAGGTGATGGACGGCGACTTCAACGGCGACGGTCGCGGTGACGTGGCGGTCCTCAAGTATCGCGGTTTCAGCAGCACCAGCCTGCACACCTTCACGGCCAAGGCGGACGGGAACTTCAACGCGCCCGTGGATTCCTGGTCGTCGACCGACTTCGGTCACTTCGCCAGCATGAAGCTGGCCGCCGGTGACTACAACGGCGACAAGCGCGACGACCTGGCCGTCCTCTACAAGTACGCCGATGAGGGCCTCAGCATGAACACCCTCACCTCGACCACGAGTGGCGGCTTCAACGCGCCGTTCGGATCGTGGCTGAACCGGCCGCGCACCTTCGGCTGGTGGGTGAACATGAGGTTCGACGGCGAGTGA
- a CDS encoding RNA polymerase sigma factor, protein MATDPRVEDLLRELAPQVLGVLARRFGDFATAEDAVQEALLAAATQWPVDGLPANPRGWLIQVGYRRMIELIRGEQARRRREDLVARRDPDDQRYAPAADDELTAERDDTLVLLFLCCHPALAPTSAVALTLRAVGGLSTAEIARAFLVPEATMAQRISRAKQRIRASGLSFRMPEPEERSDRLAAVRQVLYLVFTEGHTSTTGPDLRRIDLAAEAIRLTRALHALLPDDSESAGLLALMLLTEARGPARTGPSGELISLADQDRSRWDATAIAEGVALVTRALPRGPVGPYQVQAAIAALHDEATSTEQTDWPQILALYEVLERLVGSPVVALNRAVATAMVHGPAAGLAALDALADDPRLAGHHRLPAARAHLHEMAGHREQAIVDYRAAAARTSSLPEQRYLTMRAARLAAEPAPVAPRGGRESSTTSAP, encoded by the coding sequence CTGGCCACCGATCCCCGCGTCGAGGACCTGCTGCGCGAGCTGGCGCCGCAGGTCCTCGGCGTGCTCGCCCGTCGTTTCGGTGACTTCGCCACCGCCGAGGACGCGGTGCAGGAGGCACTGCTGGCCGCCGCAACCCAGTGGCCGGTCGATGGGCTGCCGGCGAATCCACGCGGGTGGCTGATCCAGGTCGGTTACCGCCGGATGATCGAGCTGATCCGGGGCGAGCAGGCCCGGCGCCGACGGGAGGACCTGGTCGCCCGCCGGGACCCGGACGACCAGCGGTACGCACCCGCCGCGGACGACGAATTGACCGCCGAGCGGGACGACACCCTGGTCCTGCTCTTCCTCTGCTGCCACCCGGCGCTCGCCCCGACGTCGGCCGTGGCGCTGACCCTGCGCGCCGTCGGCGGTCTGAGCACCGCCGAGATCGCCCGCGCGTTCCTGGTGCCCGAGGCGACCATGGCCCAGCGGATCAGCCGTGCCAAGCAGCGCATCCGCGCGTCCGGGCTGTCGTTCCGGATGCCCGAGCCGGAGGAGCGGTCCGACCGGCTGGCGGCCGTACGGCAGGTGCTCTACCTGGTCTTCACCGAGGGGCACACCAGCACCACCGGCCCGGACCTGCGCCGGATCGACCTCGCGGCCGAGGCGATCCGGCTGACCCGCGCACTGCACGCGTTGCTGCCCGACGACAGCGAGTCGGCCGGCCTACTGGCGTTGATGCTGCTCACCGAGGCGCGCGGCCCGGCACGGACCGGTCCCTCCGGCGAGCTGATCTCACTGGCCGACCAGGACCGCAGCCGCTGGGACGCGACGGCGATCGCCGAGGGCGTCGCCCTCGTGACCCGGGCGTTGCCGCGTGGGCCGGTCGGCCCGTACCAGGTGCAGGCCGCCATCGCCGCCCTGCACGACGAGGCAACGAGCACCGAGCAGACCGACTGGCCGCAGATCCTGGCGCTCTACGAGGTGCTGGAACGGCTCGTCGGCAGCCCGGTGGTGGCACTCAACCGGGCCGTGGCAACGGCGATGGTGCACGGGCCGGCAGCGGGTCTCGCCGCCCTCGACGCCCTGGCCGACGACCCCCGGTTGGCCGGGCACCACCGGCTGCCCGCCGCCCGCGCCCACCTGCACGAGATGGCCGGTCACCGCGAGCAGGCGATCGTCGACTACCGGGCCGCCGCCGCGCGGACGAGCAGCCTGCCCGAGCAGCGCTACCTCACCATGCGAGCGGCCCGGCTCGCGGCCGAACCCGCACCAGTCGCGCCGCGCGGAGGCCGTGAATCGTCTACGACATCAGCTCCATAG
- a CDS encoding YciI family protein, whose translation MKYMLLMQFSAAGTDFPSIDTWTPAEVQAHIAFMGEVNEKLTAAGEWVDGQGLGGPQQARIVRAGEGGAPVVTEGPFAETKEFLAGFWIVDCDSPQRAVELAAHISTAPGPGGRPLNMPIEVHPVMSAPPQEL comes from the coding sequence ATGAAGTACATGCTGCTGATGCAGTTCAGCGCCGCCGGGACCGACTTCCCGAGCATCGACACCTGGACCCCGGCGGAGGTCCAGGCGCACATCGCGTTCATGGGCGAGGTCAACGAGAAGCTCACCGCCGCCGGGGAGTGGGTCGACGGGCAGGGCCTCGGCGGCCCGCAGCAGGCCCGGATCGTCCGCGCCGGGGAGGGCGGCGCGCCGGTGGTCACCGAGGGGCCGTTCGCCGAGACGAAGGAGTTCCTCGCCGGCTTCTGGATCGTGGACTGCGACAGCCCGCAGCGGGCGGTGGAGCTGGCCGCGCACATCTCCACCGCGCCCGGCCCCGGCGGACGGCCGCTGAACATGCCGATCGAGGTGCACCCGGTGATGTCCGCCCCACCGCAGGAGCTGTGA